In Melanotaenia boesemani isolate fMelBoe1 chromosome 18, fMelBoe1.pri, whole genome shotgun sequence, the following proteins share a genomic window:
- the bhlhe22 gene encoding class E basic helix-loop-helix protein 22 translates to MDRRMNLNVGAGDIFHKTLSAVSNKKMDPFRSSAGIELPPRDRQSPISCFDQAEPDPIQPGGLVGGRGGTLGLPTGSLCVKYGESANRTSAAESSGGEQSPDDDSDDRCDMVLLTDGRTVSAGKSEGGKKTKEQKLLRLNINARERRRMHDLNDALDELRAVIPYAHSPSVRKLSKIATLLLAKNYILMQAQALEEMRRLVAYLNQGQAISAASIPATTALAAPGLGAYEQPPGYPFPTGVAASSCPDKCGLFNNAASSLCKQCTDKP, encoded by the coding sequence ATGGACAGGAGGATGAACTTGAACGTCGGCGCAGGGGATATTTTTCACAAAACTCTCAGCGCCGTGTCCAACAAAAAGATGGACCCTTTCAGATCGTCGGCTGGCATTGAGCTTCCACCCAGAGACCGCCAGTCGCCAATCAGTTGTTTTGACCAGGCTGAGCCAGACCCGATTCAGCCGGGAGGACTGGTAGGAGGTAGAGGGGGAACACTGGGTCTGCCGACCGGATCTTTGTGCGTCAAGTATGGGGAAAGCGCAAACAGGACTTCGGCAGCGGAGAGCAGCGGTGGAGAGCAAAGCCCCGACGATGACAGTGACGACAGGTGTGACATGGTCCTTCTGACCGACGGGCGGACGGTGAGCGCGGGGAAATCTGAAGGAGGTAAGAAAACCAAAGAGCAGAAATTACTGAGGCTAAACATCAACGCCAGAGAAAGACGACGGATGCACGATCTAAACGACGCGCTGGATGAGCTCAGAGCGGTCATCCCCTACGCGCACAGCCCGTCGGTGCGGAAACTCTCCAAAATTGCCACTTTGCTGCTCGCCAAAAACTACATCCTCATGCAGGCGCAGGCACTTGAGGAGATGAGGAGGCTAGTGGCGTATCTCAACCAGGGACAAGCCATTTCTGCAGCTTCGATACCGGCCACCACTGCCCTTGCAGCCCCCGGTTTGGGCGCGTACGAGCAGCCGCCTGGATACCCCTTCCCCACTGGAGTGGCTGCGTCTTCCTGTCCCGATAAATGTGGCCTGTTCAACAACGCCGCCTCCAGCCTCTGCAAACAGTGCACTGACAAGCCTTAA